The following proteins are co-located in the Urocitellus parryii isolate mUroPar1 chromosome 15, mUroPar1.hap1, whole genome shotgun sequence genome:
- the LOC113176122 gene encoding protein sprouty homolog 2-like, whose amino-acid sequence MEAGAQSGSGSQPLLQAHCDSGRQRGEPGPGEALSQQVQVLSLDQLRTIGNTNEYTEAPTAVPRPGLQPAPRPSTQHKPERLRGLPEHSPPPRLQLSQVRVSTRAPLPRSISTVSSGSQSILRTNVSSSSSERRLLGPAFSSGPLADGIILVQPKSELKPGERQPLSMEDLGLHAYRCEDCGKCKCKECTHPRPLPSNWICNKRCLCSAQNVIDYGTCVCCVKAVFYHCSDDDEDDCSDNPCSCSPSHYCARWSAMGLMSVFLPCLWCYPPAMGCLKLCQGCYDWVNRPGCRCENSNTVCYKVPTVAPEAL is encoded by the coding sequence ATGGAGGCCGGAGCACAGAGTGGCAGCGGGTCTCAGCCTTTGCTGCAGGCGCACTGTGACAGTGGCAGGCAGCGTGGGGAGCCTGGCCCTGGAGAAGCCCTCTCCCAGCAGGTACAGGTTTTGTCTCTGGATCAACTCAGAACCATCGGAAACACCAATGAGTACACCGAGGCACCGACTGCGGTCCCCAGACCCGGACTGCAGCCCGCTCCTCGCCCCTCCACTCAGCACAAGCCGGAGAGGCTCCGCGGTCTGCCGGAGCACAGCCCGCCTCCCAGGCTCCAGCTTTCGCAGGTTCGTGTTTCTACTCGAGCCCCTCTGCCCAGGTCCATCAGCACCGTCAGCTCAGGGTCTCAGAGCATCCTAAGGACAAATGTCAGCAGCAGCTCCTCGGAACGGAGGCTGTTAGGACCAGCCTTCTCCTCTGGTCCACTTGCTGATGGGATCATCCTGGTGCAACCCAAGTCTGAGCTCAAGCCAGGTGAGCGCCAGCCACTGAGCATGGAAGATTTGGGCCTGCACGCCTACAGGTGTGAGGACTGTGGCAAGTGCAAGTGTAAGGAGTGCACCCATCCAAGGCCCCTGCCATCCAACTGGATCTGCAACAAGCGGTGCCTTTGCTCGGCCCAGAACGTGATTGACTATGGGACTTGCGTGTGCTGTGTGAAAGCTGTCTTCTACCACTGCTCTGATGATGATGAGGACGACTGCTCTGACAACCCGTGCTCCTGCAGCCCGTCTCACTATTGTGCGCGTTGGTCGGCCATGGGTCTCATGTCCGTCTTTTTGCCTTGCTTATGGTGTTACCCTCCAGCCATGGGTTGCCTTAAATTGTGCCAGGGGTGTTATGATTGGGTTAACAGGCCTGGGTGCCGGTGTGAAAACTCAAACACAGTCTGCTACAAAGTTCCCACTGTTGCCCCTGAGGCACTTTGA